A genomic stretch from Actinomycetota bacterium includes:
- a CDS encoding sugar phosphate isomerase/epimerase, producing MPPQPRPTVQCSTGPFWAFELERAMDALGEAGFTEIELMITRDPRTQEPDIPLRVATERGLKIASVHGPFLVITKTVWGADPIQKIKRGAEFCRAVGAESMVVHPPYLWERDYAHWLTQDAQAFSAETGVTIAVETMYPRWVAGRRMRAYRWLEAKALYEACHLVAMDTSHVTVARQDILDVYAILAPKLVHIHLSNNAGDGRDGHLELETGILPLDRFLEELSRTGYAGAVSLELSVSRYLERPRELVAMLKRSREYVEQRLSGRSRVTKGMPRR from the coding sequence ATGCCGCCGCAACCACGTCCCACCGTGCAGTGCTCGACCGGCCCCTTCTGGGCGTTCGAGCTCGAGCGCGCCATGGACGCGCTCGGCGAGGCGGGGTTCACCGAGATCGAGCTGATGATCACTCGAGACCCACGAACCCAAGAGCCGGACATCCCCCTTCGGGTGGCGACCGAGCGCGGCCTCAAGATCGCGTCGGTTCACGGCCCCTTCCTCGTGATCACCAAGACGGTGTGGGGAGCCGACCCGATCCAGAAGATCAAGAGGGGCGCCGAGTTCTGCCGCGCCGTGGGCGCCGAGTCGATGGTCGTTCACCCGCCCTACCTGTGGGAGCGCGACTACGCCCATTGGCTCACTCAGGACGCACAGGCGTTCTCGGCCGAGACCGGCGTGACCATCGCGGTGGAGACGATGTATCCGAGGTGGGTCGCGGGCCGCCGCATGCGGGCGTATCGGTGGCTGGAAGCAAAGGCCCTCTACGAGGCATGCCACCTCGTGGCGATGGATACGAGTCACGTGACGGTAGCCCGCCAAGACATCCTCGACGTCTACGCGATCCTGGCCCCGAAGCTCGTTCACATCCATCTCTCGAACAATGCCGGCGACGGCCGGGACGGGCATCTGGAGCTTGAGACAGGCATACTTCCCTTGGACAGGTTCCTAGAGGAGTTGAGCCGCACCGGCTATGCGGGAGCCGTATCGCTAGAGCTGTCCGTGAGCAGGTATCTCGAGCGCCCCCGGGAGCTAGTCGCGATGTTGAAGCGAAGTCGTGAGTACGTCGAGCAGCGTCTGTCGGGCAGGTCGAGGGTTACCAAGGGGATGCCGCGTAGATGA
- a CDS encoding response regulator transcription factor: protein MKVLVVDDTDHVRNMLVDMLELDGFDVVGQAASGQEAVEVAPAADPDVIVMDYKMPGVDGLTAARSIREGRPSQAIILYTAYLDAQLEAQAKEAGVAMCIGKVEGLNELERHIAELCRDL, encoded by the coding sequence ATGAAGGTCCTCGTCGTCGACGACACCGATCACGTCCGGAACATGCTCGTCGACATGCTCGAGCTCGATGGGTTCGACGTGGTCGGGCAAGCGGCCTCCGGGCAGGAAGCGGTCGAGGTCGCACCGGCCGCAGACCCCGATGTCATCGTGATGGACTACAAGATGCCGGGAGTTGACGGGCTGACGGCAGCGCGATCGATCCGGGAGGGCCGCCCCTCCCAGGCGATCATCCTCTACACCGCCTATCTCGACGCCCAGCTGGAGGCGCAAGCGAAGGAAGCGGGCGTCGCCATGTGCATCGGGAAGGTGGAGGGGCTGAACGAGCTCGAGCGCCACATCGCGGAGCTCTGCCGGGACCTCTAG
- a CDS encoding phosphoadenylyl-sulfate reductase, whose product MNEHLFVDPSVDPSALQEATPRAVLTWAVESLDRLAVATSFQASGLVILHHLREIKPDLPVLFLDTGFHFEETLRFRDRIAEMWDLKIVTLRGGHGNAANQAEIYGPELYRRSPDTCCGINKVKPLQAALEEYDGWISGLRRDQSPLRSETPIIEAQLLPSGNEIMKIHPLARWNKSDVDAYISEHGIPTHPLFEQGYRSIGCWPCTRAVQPGEDERAGRWEGLAKTECGIHSFGKIHGPQQSEAEQ is encoded by the coding sequence GTGAACGAGCACCTGTTCGTCGATCCCTCGGTCGACCCGTCCGCGTTACAGGAGGCGACGCCGCGGGCGGTTCTGACCTGGGCGGTGGAATCACTGGACCGGCTCGCGGTCGCGACCTCGTTCCAGGCCTCCGGGCTCGTGATCCTTCATCACCTGCGCGAGATCAAGCCGGACCTTCCGGTCCTGTTCCTCGACACCGGGTTCCACTTCGAGGAGACGTTGCGGTTCCGCGACCGGATCGCGGAGATGTGGGACCTCAAGATCGTGACGCTTCGCGGTGGTCATGGGAACGCTGCGAACCAAGCAGAGATCTACGGTCCCGAGCTCTATCGCCGCAGCCCGGACACCTGCTGTGGGATCAACAAGGTGAAGCCGTTGCAGGCGGCGTTGGAGGAGTACGACGGCTGGATCTCGGGCTTGCGGCGCGACCAGTCACCGCTGCGGTCGGAAACCCCGATCATCGAGGCGCAGCTATTGCCGTCTGGCAACGAGATCATGAAGATCCATCCACTCGCGCGCTGGAACAAGTCGGACGTCGACGCGTACATCTCCGAGCACGGGATCCCGACGCACCCACTGTTCGAGCAGGGCTACCGCTCGATCGGTTGTTGGCCCTGCACGCGGGCGGTCCAACCGGGCGAGGACGAACGTGCGGGGCGCTGGGAGGGTCTCGCCAAGACGGAGTGCGGCATCCACTCCTTCGGAAAGATCCACGGGCCGCAGCAGTCCGAAGCCGAGCAATGA
- a CDS encoding acyltransferase family protein translates to MTDAEIIRLDSRTRAGRSGPSRAGARVRCRATTSSGRPCRNYATAGGGYCAIHERSVGTVAATVDPPAKVRASDPAPGERQAERRIEDFVRRRLTGDYPIDDFGYDPELYREVLLPLIRPLYERYFRVRTLGVERIPNSGPALMVGNHSGTVALDAVIAQYAVATEHPTRRVIRNIGADLVYQLPVVGPLARKGGAAVATEEDAQELLRRGELVGVYPEGYKGVGKGWRERYKLQRFGRGGFMETALRTRVPIIPVAIVGAEEAFPMIGNARWLARALGAPYFPITPTFPWLGPLGLLPLPSKWIIEFGSPIPMDDYPEDAAEDAMLVFDLADRVRDTIQQMLYKLLQQRKGAFF, encoded by the coding sequence ATGACAGACGCAGAGATCATCCGGCTCGATAGCAGGACCCGCGCGGGCCGTAGCGGCCCGAGCCGCGCCGGTGCGCGGGTGAGATGTCGTGCGACGACGTCGAGCGGCCGTCCGTGCCGGAACTATGCGACCGCGGGCGGCGGCTACTGCGCGATCCACGAGCGGTCGGTGGGGACGGTCGCAGCGACCGTCGATCCACCCGCGAAGGTTCGCGCCTCGGATCCGGCACCCGGCGAGCGGCAGGCAGAGCGGCGGATCGAGGACTTCGTCCGACGTCGCCTGACGGGGGATTACCCGATCGACGACTTCGGTTACGACCCGGAGCTCTACCGCGAGGTGCTGCTTCCGCTCATACGGCCGCTGTACGAGCGCTATTTCCGGGTCCGCACGCTCGGGGTGGAGCGGATACCGAACTCCGGCCCGGCACTCATGGTCGGGAACCACTCCGGGACCGTCGCCCTGGATGCTGTGATCGCGCAGTACGCGGTCGCTACCGAGCACCCAACCCGCCGCGTCATCCGGAACATCGGCGCCGATCTCGTCTACCAGCTGCCCGTCGTGGGGCCGCTCGCCCGCAAGGGCGGCGCCGCGGTGGCGACCGAGGAGGACGCGCAGGAGCTGCTGCGGCGCGGCGAGCTCGTGGGGGTGTACCCGGAGGGCTACAAGGGAGTAGGCAAGGGTTGGCGCGAGCGCTACAAGCTGCAGCGGTTCGGCCGCGGCGGCTTCATGGAGACGGCGTTGAGGACGCGCGTCCCGATCATCCCGGTCGCGATCGTGGGGGCGGAGGAGGCGTTCCCGATGATCGGAAACGCTCGGTGGCTGGCGCGGGCCCTCGGCGCTCCCTACTTCCCGATCACCCCGACGTTTCCCTGGTTAGGGCCGCTGGGCCTGCTGCCTCTTCCGTCTAAGTGGATCATCGAGTTCGGCTCGCCGATCCCGATGGACGACTACCCGGAAGACGCCGCGGAGGACGCGATGCTGGTGTTCGACCTAGCCGATCGCGTGCGGGACACGATCCAACAGATGCTCTACAAGCTCCTGCAACAGCGAAAGGGCGCCTTCTTTTAA
- a CDS encoding NAD-dependent epimerase/dehydratase family protein, whose protein sequence is MAGRRVLITGVSRFLGLRLAKRLEEDDDVELVVGVDLEEPPLPIKKLDFVRVDIRNPLIARVLETTKVDTLVHTNIFSSPGRLGGRSQMKENNVIGTMQLLAAAQRAERLGRVVMKSSTAVYGSGAGEPSLLREDHASRQVDLSGYGKDCAEGEQYARDFGRRRPDVDLVILRTQNVVGPTVSTSMTDYLSLPVMPTALGFDPRLQFLHEQDAVEALYSALKSDAIGIYNIAGDGVVYLSQAIRMLGKVELPILLPAATTAATLLRRFGVIDFPTDQLKLMLFGRIVDTQRARERLGFSPRYSTADTLKDFRDHRGKDVLPEPNLRPTWERELFEYLRQRSQQRQTV, encoded by the coding sequence ATGGCCGGACGAAGGGTTCTCATCACTGGTGTTTCGCGGTTCCTCGGGCTGCGGCTGGCCAAGCGGCTCGAAGAGGACGACGACGTAGAGCTGGTCGTCGGGGTGGATCTCGAAGAGCCGCCCCTACCGATAAAGAAGCTGGACTTCGTCCGCGTCGACATCCGCAACCCGCTGATCGCTCGCGTGCTCGAGACGACGAAGGTCGACACGCTCGTCCACACGAACATCTTCTCGAGTCCGGGTCGCCTCGGTGGGCGCTCGCAGATGAAAGAGAACAACGTCATCGGGACCATGCAGCTGCTCGCCGCCGCACAGAGGGCCGAGCGGCTTGGTCGGGTGGTGATGAAGTCGTCCACCGCGGTGTACGGGTCGGGAGCCGGCGAGCCGTCGCTTCTTCGAGAGGACCACGCCTCTCGTCAGGTCGATCTGTCGGGTTACGGCAAGGATTGCGCCGAGGGGGAGCAGTACGCCCGCGACTTCGGACGGCGGCGCCCGGACGTCGACCTCGTGATCCTGCGGACGCAGAACGTCGTAGGGCCGACGGTCAGCACGAGCATGACGGACTATCTCTCGCTACCCGTGATGCCGACCGCCCTCGGCTTCGACCCGCGTCTCCAGTTCCTGCACGAGCAAGACGCGGTGGAAGCGCTGTATTCGGCGTTGAAGAGCGACGCGATCGGTATCTACAACATCGCGGGTGATGGCGTCGTCTACCTGTCTCAGGCCATCCGGATGCTGGGGAAGGTGGAGCTACCCATCCTTCTTCCGGCGGCGACGACGGCGGCCACGCTGTTGCGGCGTTTCGGCGTGATCGACTTCCCGACCGACCAGCTGAAGCTGATGTTGTTCGGGCGCATAGTCGATACACAACGAGCGAGGGAACGCCTCGGCTTCTCCCCGCGCTATTCGACTGCCGACACGTTGAAGGACTTCCGGGACCACCGCGGGAAGGATGTTCTGCCCGAGCCGAACCTTCGGCCGACCTGGGAGAGGGAGCTCTTCGAGTACCTGAGGCAACGCAGTCAGCAGAGGCAGACGGTCTAG
- a CDS encoding SAM-dependent chlorinase/fluorinase, whose protein sequence is MKKQDFVTFLSDYGLEDEFVGVCHAVMLRIAPHVRVIDVHHNILRQDIRHGAVVLRQSIPYLPESVHLAVVDPSVGSNRRAIALETGRGETFVGPDNGLLIPAAEESGGIRRAVELADRRFLLNPVSRTFQGRDVFAPAAAHIAAGVDPADIGPEIRVDDLVQLEIPEAWVHDDHLHAEVLQVDRFGNLQFNLGRGHLEKVSINTGGRCEVRVEGHRLQIPFGDTFADVQAGEFVLIEDSYHYVSLAINKGDAAGRLRARPGSTAIVGPSPVATK, encoded by the coding sequence GTGAAGAAACAAGACTTCGTGACGTTCCTCTCGGACTACGGACTTGAGGACGAGTTCGTAGGTGTGTGTCACGCGGTGATGCTCCGCATCGCCCCGCACGTCAGGGTCATCGACGTCCACCACAACATCCTGCGTCAGGACATCCGGCACGGCGCCGTCGTCCTGCGTCAGTCGATCCCTTATCTGCCCGAATCGGTTCATCTCGCCGTGGTGGATCCGAGTGTTGGATCGAATCGCCGTGCGATCGCGCTCGAGACCGGCCGCGGCGAGACGTTCGTGGGTCCCGACAACGGGCTGCTGATCCCCGCCGCCGAGGAGTCGGGGGGGATCAGGCGGGCTGTCGAGCTGGCGGATAGGCGGTTCTTGCTGAACCCCGTCTCGAGGACCTTTCAGGGGCGCGACGTCTTCGCTCCAGCGGCGGCACATATCGCGGCGGGGGTGGACCCCGCCGATATAGGCCCGGAGATCCGGGTGGACGACCTGGTGCAACTCGAGATCCCGGAGGCCTGGGTTCACGACGACCATCTGCACGCGGAGGTTCTCCAGGTCGACAGGTTCGGCAACCTCCAGTTCAACCTGGGGCGCGGCCATCTGGAGAAGGTAAGCATCAACACGGGTGGCCGCTGCGAGGTCCGGGTCGAGGGACACCGGCTGCAGATCCCCTTCGGTGACACCTTCGCGGACGTGCAAGCGGGAGAGTTCGTCCTGATCGAGGACTCGTATCACTACGTGTCGCTGGCGATCAACAAGGGCGACGCCGCGGGGCGCCTTCGGGCGCGCCCCGGCTCCACCGCTATCGTCGGTCCGTCCCCCGTCGCGACGAAATGA
- a CDS encoding WhiB family transcriptional regulator: MASNQEWQDAAACREVAVEMFFPPAEQESEVAKAVCSNCSVRQPCLDFAIAEGERFGIWGGLTSQERRVVAAKQRKTLVGGSTHHDVASSYLG; the protein is encoded by the coding sequence GTGGCCTCGAATCAGGAGTGGCAAGACGCGGCCGCCTGCCGCGAGGTCGCCGTCGAGATGTTCTTTCCTCCCGCCGAACAAGAAAGTGAAGTGGCGAAGGCAGTCTGCTCGAACTGCAGCGTCCGCCAACCGTGTCTGGACTTCGCCATCGCGGAGGGCGAGCGGTTCGGAATCTGGGGTGGGTTGACGTCGCAGGAACGCCGAGTGGTCGCCGCCAAGCAACGCAAGACGCTGGTCGGAGGGTCCACGCACCACGACGTCGCGTCGTCCTACCTAGGCTGA
- a CDS encoding AURKAIP1/COX24 domain-containing protein, whose protein sequence is MPSLVKKRRKKMRKKKHRKMLKKTRWQRRQQGK, encoded by the coding sequence ATGCCGTCACTGGTCAAGAAACGCCGGAAGAAGATGCGGAAGAAGAAGCACCGCAAGATGCTGAAGAAGACGCGCTGGCAGCGCCGGCAACAGGGCAAGTAG
- a CDS encoding helix-turn-helix domain-containing protein — translation MATSSGSSSGDGAFMGRFLTVGEVARHLRVSNMTVYRLVKQGQLAAVRVGRGYRIREDDVRKYLEQRYMDAG, via the coding sequence ATGGCCACTTCGTCGGGTTCCTCTAGTGGTGACGGCGCCTTCATGGGGCGCTTCCTCACGGTCGGTGAGGTGGCTCGGCACCTCAGGGTGTCGAACATGACGGTGTATCGCCTCGTAAAGCAGGGTCAGCTCGCAGCAGTTCGCGTTGGAAGGGGTTACCGCATCCGGGAGGACGACGTCCGCAAGTACCTGGAGCAGCGGTACATGGACGCAGGCTAA
- a CDS encoding aminopeptidase, giving the protein MSGAIDSVLVDCLGLKSAESLLVLTDPKRRPIAESLVARARDLGAETVLMEMSERETNGSEPPPAAAAAMLACDVCIVPTTKSASHTAARKEANARGVRVATMPQITEDMLHRTMAADYKEVQRRSAVLAEALSDGSEVRITSAEGTDVTMSIEGRDGIADDGNLTAPGSFGNLPAGEGFIAPVEGRTQGTIAFDGSVWPIGLLEEPFFVRIEGGYAVDFSGPRAEEWLNTMQPHGPEALAVAELGIGTNDAARLTGNVLEDEKIMGTIHVAFGDNHTFGGTVRVSSHQDGIVMRPTLTIDGKPYVENGRLLV; this is encoded by the coding sequence ATGAGCGGTGCGATCGACTCGGTTCTCGTCGATTGCCTGGGGCTGAAGTCCGCCGAGTCGTTGCTGGTGCTGACCGACCCGAAGCGTCGACCGATAGCCGAGTCGCTGGTCGCCCGAGCGCGCGACCTCGGGGCCGAGACCGTCTTGATGGAGATGAGCGAGCGCGAGACGAACGGCAGTGAGCCTCCGCCGGCGGCAGCCGCCGCGATGCTCGCATGCGACGTGTGCATCGTGCCGACGACGAAGTCCGCCTCGCATACGGCCGCGCGCAAGGAGGCGAACGCGCGCGGGGTCCGCGTGGCGACTATGCCCCAGATCACCGAGGACATGCTCCACCGGACGATGGCGGCGGACTACAAGGAGGTGCAACGACGCTCCGCGGTTCTAGCAGAAGCCTTGAGTGACGGCAGCGAGGTCCGCATCACGAGCGCGGAGGGAACCGACGTCACCATGAGCATCGAGGGCCGCGACGGGATCGCAGACGACGGGAACCTCACCGCACCGGGTTCGTTCGGCAACCTTCCCGCGGGTGAAGGTTTCATAGCGCCCGTCGAGGGACGCACGCAAGGGACGATCGCCTTCGACGGTTCGGTGTGGCCGATCGGGCTCCTGGAAGAGCCGTTCTTCGTTCGGATCGAAGGCGGTTACGCCGTGGACTTCTCCGGCCCCCGCGCCGAGGAGTGGCTGAACACGATGCAGCCACACGGGCCCGAGGCTCTGGCGGTGGCGGAGCTGGGCATCGGGACGAACGATGCCGCTCGCCTGACCGGGAATGTCCTCGAAGACGAGAAGATCATGGGGACGATCCACGTCGCCTTCGGCGACAACCACACCTTCGGCGGCACCGTCCGCGTCTCGTCACACCAAGACGGCATCGTGATGCGCCCCACGTTGACCATCGACGGCAAGCCCTACGTAGAAAACGGCCGCCTCCTCGTCTGA
- a CDS encoding phosphatase: MASAGSISESEVREALVAAGITGPHRSHSRSSTLAKIAPLIEGDPDKTFGLSGMDKYTESQVLRFMADLTGCNSDIDCLDDDSIDPDLTVGGIVAAAERLRDHARAGGTLLAATGHPTGMLEHNLRVVDAFVSVGGKMLRPREEEQIPHKTKRHRHFEVRYTGSVGCLADWGQLKHTHLSDAMEALLERQPWPEMVFADHGFAGAAIERGIPTVAVMDINDHALAVAAGEGRDVTIIPLDDNRPPRLYEPSWRLFEQIILGAA; encoded by the coding sequence ATGGCGTCTGCGGGAAGCATCTCAGAAAGCGAGGTGCGCGAAGCCCTGGTGGCGGCGGGCATAACGGGGCCTCACCGGTCCCATTCGCGTTCGAGCACTCTCGCCAAGATCGCGCCGCTGATCGAGGGCGATCCGGACAAGACGTTCGGGCTGTCAGGGATGGACAAGTACACCGAGTCGCAGGTCCTTCGTTTCATGGCAGATCTCACCGGCTGCAACAGCGACATCGACTGTCTCGATGACGACTCCATCGACCCGGACCTCACCGTTGGCGGCATCGTGGCGGCGGCGGAGCGGCTGCGCGACCATGCCCGTGCGGGCGGAACACTGCTGGCGGCTACGGGACATCCCACCGGGATGCTCGAGCACAACCTCCGCGTTGTAGACGCCTTCGTCTCCGTGGGAGGAAAGATGCTTCGCCCTCGCGAGGAAGAACAGATCCCTCACAAGACGAAGCGGCATCGTCATTTCGAGGTGCGTTACACCGGAAGCGTCGGCTGTCTCGCCGATTGGGGTCAGCTCAAGCACACGCACCTGTCGGACGCGATGGAGGCACTTCTCGAACGGCAGCCGTGGCCGGAGATGGTCTTCGCAGATCATGGTTTCGCGGGGGCCGCCATAGAGCGTGGCATCCCTACCGTGGCCGTCATGGACATCAACGACCACGCGCTCGCGGTGGCCGCGGGGGAAGGACGTGACGTCACGATCATCCCGCTCGACGACAACCGGCCGCCGCGGCTCTACGAGCCGTCGTGGAGGCTGTTCGAGCAGATCATCTTGGGCGCCGCATGA
- a CDS encoding SDR family oxidoreductase: MSTEIFSLENKSAIVTGASRGIGRAIALGFAAAGADVAVAARSEADLETLAKEIDAMGHSAIVVPTDVTQRDALENLVNTTVDRFGKLDILVNNAGGSNFMSPLVSLRPSGWDKLRTLNLDSVFHATQLAAQAMVDTGGSIIQIASVAGVQGAQGLSPYSAAKGGVRLFTQAVAKELAASNVRVNSIAPGWIDTPLNEWMTKDEATLKFAESMIPMGRIGTAEEIVGAAIYLASDASSFVTGTTLVVDGGQTA; encoded by the coding sequence ATGAGCACCGAGATCTTCTCTCTGGAGAACAAGAGCGCGATCGTCACCGGCGCCTCACGCGGGATCGGACGCGCCATCGCGCTTGGATTCGCAGCGGCCGGAGCCGACGTTGCCGTCGCGGCGCGAAGCGAAGCCGATCTCGAGACCCTGGCCAAGGAGATCGACGCCATGGGCCACAGTGCGATCGTGGTTCCCACGGACGTGACGCAGCGCGATGCCCTCGAGAACCTCGTGAACACGACGGTCGATCGCTTCGGAAAGCTCGACATCCTCGTCAACAACGCCGGTGGCTCCAACTTCATGTCACCGTTGGTAAGCCTGCGCCCGTCGGGGTGGGACAAGCTCCGGACGTTGAACCTTGACTCGGTGTTCCACGCGACCCAGCTCGCAGCACAAGCGATGGTGGACACCGGGGGATCGATCATCCAGATCGCGTCCGTCGCGGGGGTACAGGGAGCACAGGGGCTATCGCCTTACTCCGCCGCCAAGGGTGGGGTGCGCCTGTTCACGCAGGCGGTGGCGAAGGAGCTCGCGGCCTCGAATGTGCGGGTCAACTCGATCGCGCCCGGTTGGATCGATACACCTCTCAACGAGTGGATGACGAAGGACGAGGCGACGCTGAAGTTCGCGGAGTCCATGATCCCGATGGGGAGAATCGGGACGGCTGAGGAGATAGTCGGAGCGGCGATCTATCTCGCCTCGGACGCGTCTTCCTTCGTCACCGGCACGACGTTGGTCGTCGATGGAGGCCAGACCGCCTAG
- a CDS encoding MarP family serine protease, protein MNLVDVAVLVLAALSAFRGWRLGLLGQVFELGGGFLGLLAGAAFAPDVARAVTQGSGLQRMLISLVIVFIAMSIGQTIGHLLGRSGGAAAARARLGGVNQSLGAAFGVVVTIVSFWLIGSLLVHGPSRAIASPFRDSQLLQLTNAALPPPPDVLAEFQEYLNTAGFPQVFAGLPPDLGTPPKLPSEREARRAVQRAKDSVVQISLSACGGTQLGTGWIAAPSTVVTNAHVVAGGDSPVVRELAGGEQVGSVVVFDPDTDVAVIHVDGLGAPPLQLETAELERGTSGATLGYPGNAGGRLVTHAAAIAASFDDANGRDIYGRSDVSRDVYAIRSPVRQGDSGGPFVTLEGDVGGVVFAASTTDGDTGYALTGAEVADEVRKGSRRSEPVDTGGCAR, encoded by the coding sequence GTGAACCTCGTCGACGTGGCCGTTCTCGTGCTGGCGGCGCTGTCGGCCTTCAGAGGCTGGCGGCTGGGGTTGTTGGGCCAGGTGTTCGAGCTCGGCGGCGGCTTCCTCGGGCTCCTGGCCGGGGCCGCGTTCGCTCCCGACGTCGCCCGTGCGGTGACGCAAGGCAGCGGCCTTCAGCGGATGCTCATCTCCCTTGTGATCGTCTTCATCGCGATGTCGATCGGCCAGACGATCGGCCACCTGCTCGGCCGGAGCGGCGGCGCCGCGGCCGCCCGAGCTCGCCTCGGCGGTGTCAACCAGTCGCTCGGTGCAGCGTTCGGCGTCGTCGTCACCATCGTCTCGTTCTGGCTGATCGGGTCGCTGCTGGTGCACGGGCCGTCGCGGGCGATCGCCAGCCCGTTCCGCGACTCGCAGCTGCTGCAGCTGACGAACGCGGCGCTGCCGCCACCTCCGGACGTTCTGGCGGAGTTCCAGGAGTACCTGAACACGGCGGGCTTCCCACAGGTGTTCGCGGGTCTGCCGCCGGATCTCGGCACCCCGCCGAAGCTGCCTTCGGAGCGGGAGGCAAGGCGGGCGGTGCAGCGGGCGAAGGACTCGGTCGTCCAGATCTCACTGTCCGCATGCGGCGGGACCCAGCTCGGAACGGGGTGGATAGCGGCGCCTTCTACGGTCGTTACTAACGCCCACGTCGTAGCGGGGGGCGACTCGCCCGTCGTGCGCGAGCTCGCCGGCGGCGAGCAGGTCGGCTCTGTCGTGGTCTTCGATCCGGATACGGATGTGGCGGTGATCCACGTCGACGGCCTCGGCGCTCCGCCCCTCCAGCTCGAAACCGCGGAGCTCGAGCGCGGGACGTCCGGTGCAACGCTCGGATATCCAGGCAACGCCGGGGGCCGCCTCGTCACGCACGCCGCTGCGATCGCGGCCTCATTCGACGACGCGAACGGCCGCGACATCTACGGGCGCTCCGACGTGAGCCGCGATGTGTACGCCATCCGGTCACCCGTGCGCCAGGGCGACTCCGGGGGCCCGTTCGTCACACTCGAGGGAGACGTTGGCGGCGTCGTCTTCGCCGCCTCCACCACCGACGGCGATACCGGCTATGCGCTTACGGGGGCCGAGGTTGCCGACGAGGTGCGGAAGGGCAGCCGGCGCAGCGAGCCGGTGGACACGGGAGGTTGCGCCCGCTAG
- a CDS encoding acetoin utilization protein AcuC yields MTDSVALVTVEDIAKTYDFGASHPLRPERVLLTYDHIRDLGLVRGVTEVTSRSATDAEVEAVHDEEFIAMVKAIDAGTVEPSRGLEFGLGTPDNPIFAGMHRAAAAVCGASITAAELVASGRFLHAFNPAGGLHHARRREASGFCIYNDPAAAIAKVLELQPEWRVMYLDVDVHHGDGVQWIFYDDPRVVTVSLHQSGRYLYPGTGFEDEIGHGAAAGTSVNLPLLPYTGEDDYLWALERVLRETAAAARPDLILTQLGADTHYGDPLANLALTLKAYPTMAKIIHAVAHDFCGDRWVATGGGGYQAETVVPKVWTIHFAEMVGHPEVIPAGWLDDADAAEVSRPYRSEVERSVEAVLETCLPRLAALAGADA; encoded by the coding sequence GTGACCGATTCCGTCGCACTCGTCACCGTAGAAGACATCGCCAAGACCTACGACTTCGGCGCGTCGCACCCGTTGCGCCCCGAGCGGGTTCTCCTGACGTACGACCACATCCGAGACCTAGGCCTCGTCAGGGGCGTCACCGAGGTCACGTCGCGTTCGGCCACCGATGCGGAGGTCGAGGCGGTCCACGATGAGGAGTTCATCGCGATGGTCAAGGCGATCGACGCCGGCACGGTGGAACCCTCGAGAGGCCTCGAGTTCGGTCTCGGGACGCCGGACAACCCGATCTTCGCGGGGATGCACCGCGCGGCGGCGGCCGTCTGTGGCGCATCCATCACGGCGGCGGAGCTTGTAGCTAGCGGGCGTTTCCTGCACGCGTTCAACCCCGCTGGAGGACTCCATCATGCGAGGCGGCGCGAGGCGTCGGGCTTCTGCATCTACAACGACCCCGCGGCGGCGATAGCGAAGGTGCTCGAGCTGCAGCCTGAGTGGCGGGTCATGTACCTGGATGTCGATGTGCATCACGGCGACGGCGTCCAGTGGATCTTCTACGACGACCCGAGGGTCGTTACGGTCTCGCTGCATCAATCCGGCCGGTACCTGTATCCGGGGACGGGGTTCGAGGACGAGATCGGACACGGGGCCGCGGCCGGGACATCGGTGAACCTCCCCCTGTTGCCGTACACGGGCGAGGACGACTATCTATGGGCGCTGGAGCGGGTGCTGCGAGAGACCGCGGCCGCGGCCAGGCCGGACCTGATCCTCACGCAGTTAGGCGCGGACACCCACTACGGCGACCCGCTCGCCAACCTCGCCCTCACGCTGAAGGCTTATCCGACGATGGCGAAGATCATCCACGCGGTCGCGCACGACTTCTGTGGCGACCGGTGGGTCGCCACCGGCGGCGGCGGCTATCAGGCGGAAACCGTGGTGCCGAAGGTGTGGACGATCCACTTCGCGGAGATGGTCGGGCACCCCGAGGTGATCCCGGCGGGGTGGCTCGACGACGCGGACGCTGCCGAGGTGTCGCGGCCGTACCGGTCCGAGGTCGAGCGGTCGGTCGAAGCTGTTCTCGAGACGTGTCTCCCGCGCCTAGCGGCCTTAGCGGGCGCGGACGCTTAA